A part of Salmo salar chromosome ssa18, Ssal_v3.1, whole genome shotgun sequence genomic DNA contains:
- the fgf8a gene encoding fibroblast growth factor 8, translated as MRRLPSRLSYLFLHFFAFCYYAQVTNQSPPNFTQHVSEQSKVTDRVSRRLIRTYQLYSRTSGKHVQVLPNKKINAMAEDGDIHAKLVVETDTFGSRVRIKGAETGFYICMNKKGKLIGKKNGQGRDCIFSEIVLENNYTALRNARFEGWYMAFTRRGRPRKGSQTRQHQREVHFMKRLPRGSNPTHPAQHKAFDFVHYPFSPRTKRTRYSAEG; from the exons ATGCGACGCCTCCCTTCCCGGTTGAGTTATCT GTTCCTACACTTCTTCGCATTCTGTTACTATGCTCAG GTAACCAATCAGTCCCCGCCTAATTTCACGCAGCATGTAAGCGAGCAGAGCAAGGTGACAGACCGTGTGAGCCGCAGGTTAATTCGGACCTATCAACTTTACAGCCGAACCAGCGGGAAGCACGTGCAGGTTCTGCCCAACAAGAAGATCAACGCCATGGCAGAAGATGGAGACATACACG CCAAACTCGTCGTGGAGACAGACACGTTTGGAAGTCGCGTGCGGATTAAAGGAGCAGAGACAGGATTCTACATCTGCATGAACAAGAAGGGAAAGCTGATCGGGAAG AAAAATGGGCAAGGCCGCGACTGCATCTTCTCAGAGATTGTCCTGGAGAATAACTACACGGCGCTGAGGAACGCACGCTTCGAGGGTTGGTACATGGCGTTCACCAGACGTGGACGCCCCCGGAAAGGCTCGCAAACACGGCAGCACCAACGCGAGGTCCATTTTATGAAACGACTGCCTCGGGGATCCAATCCCACTCATCCGGCCCAGCACAAGGCCTTTGACTTCGTCCACTACCCCTTCAGCCCCAGGACTAAACGCACACGCTACTCAGCCGAAGGCTGA